TTCGGCCGAAGCGGTGCTGAGCGAGGACGAGAAGGAGCTGGGCGTGTGCCTCGTCGACATCGGCGGCGGCACCACGGACATCGCCATCTTCTCCGGCGGCTCCATCGTCCACACGGCGGTGATTGCCCTGGGCGGCAACAACCTGACGAGCGACATCGCCATCGGCCTGCGCACCCCCGCGCACGAAGCCGAGCGCATCAAGCAGAAGTACGGCTGCGCGCTCGCGTCGATGATCAACAAGGACGAGACGATCGAGGTGCCCAGCGTGGGCGGCCGTCAGCCGCGCGTCCTGGGCCGGCAGATCCTCTCGGAGATCCTGGAGCCGCGCGTGGAGGAGATCTTCCAGCTCGTGCACCGTGAAATCCAGAAGTGCGGCTACGAGGATCTGCTCGCCTCGGGCATCGTCATCACCGGCGGCTCGACGCTGCTGGCGGGCATGCCGGAGCTGGCGGAAGAGGTGCTGGGTCTGCCGGTGCGCCGGGGCATGCCGCGCGGCATTGGCGGCCTGGTGGACGTGGTGAAGAGCCCCATGTACGCCACGGGCGTGGGCCTGGTGGTCTACGGCGCCAAGCACATGGACCGGCGCATGTTCCGCATCCGCGAGGACGGCAACGTCTACAAGAAGGTGAAGGGCCGGATGCGCGAGTGGCTGGAAGAGATCTTCTAGGCGGATCCGGTGCGGTGACGCGCTGAGTCGGGGCTCCCTTCGGGGGGCCCTTTCGCGTTTCTGGGGCCGGTGTCCGTGTCCGGGGGCGGACCTGACGCGTCAGGTAGGGACGATGACGCGTCAGCGGGGGACGCCGGAATGGTCCAGTTTCTGGAATTTGGATCCACCTTCCGGACGTCGGCCGTAGGCACGGCGAGCGAGCGGCGCAAGTGCCTGAATTTGGTGGGAATGGAAATCCGACAGAGGATGGCGCCCGGCTTGCTAGGGGGCTGTGGCCCCCAGAACGCATCCCGCCGTTCCCGGTGGGCCTCTGACCTTATGACTCCACAAAAAACTACGCGGTTGCTGACGCGCCTGCCGGGAGTTCGCCGCTCCGCCGCGGGCCTCCTGGCCTTGCTGTGCGCCGTGCTGATGGCGCCCCCCGCGTCCGCGGAACCCGACACCTTCGGCCTGGGAAATGGCCACAACGGCGCGCTGACGGTCGCCGCGGGCAACGCGGTCACCATCAACACGTACGCGCGGCTGACCGCGAACGCGGCCGCGGGCTCGTCGTTCGTGACGGTGGGTGACACGACGGGCTTCGCCGTCGGTGACCTGGTGATGGTGTTCCAGTCCACTGGCTACACAGGGACGGTGACCTCCGGCAACCAGGGGCCGTTCGACTTCTCGTCGGACCCGGTGGGCCGCTGGCAGTTCGCGCGCGTGACGGCGCTGACGGCCACCCGGCTCACCTTCGGTTCGCCCCTCACGGTGGCATTCACGGGTGGCACGTTGGCCAGTCGCACCTCGGCGCAGGCCATCCGGGTTCCTGAGTACACGACGGTGACGGTCGATGCGGGCGGCAGCATCACGGCGAAGGGTTGGTCCAACGATGCCGACGAGACGGACAACCTGGGTGGCCTCGTGGTGTTCCTGGCGCAGGGCGCGGTCACCAACAACGGAACCATCTCCGCCAATGGCGCGGGCTTCCGCGGTGGTGGGTACTTCAACGGGGACGGTGACAACTGCACGCAACTCGACCAGGCGTGGCCGGGCGGCGCCATCAAGGGCGAGGGAGTCGTGCCGGGCCGCTTCAAGCTCTCGCCGACCTTCCCGGTGCCTGCGGGCACGGCGGGCCGCGGCAACATCCTCAACGCGGGCGGCGGCGGCATCTGCCACAACTCCGGCGGCGGCGGTGGTGGCAACGGCGGACAGGGTGGCATCGGAGGCCGGACGTGGACGGGTGACACCGCCCCGGCGCGCCCGGTGGGTGGCCTCGGTGGCGCGAAGATGAACTTCCTCCCGACGACGCGCGTGCTCTTTGGCGGTGGCGGCGGTTCGGGGCACGGCAACGACGGCGTGGGCGGCGGCGGCGGCAACGCGGGCGGCATCGTGTTCATCCGTGGCGGTTCGCTGGCGGGTGCGGGTCGCATCAGCGCGGACGGTTCAGCGGGTGTGGGCTCCCAGAACGACGCGGCGGGTGGCGGTGGTGCGGGTGGCACGCTGTCGCTGCGGTTCAATGGCGGGCTGAGCTGCACCACCGGCAACGTCTCCGCGAAGGGTGGCAACGGCGGCAGCAGCAGCGCTGAAGAGCACGGCACGGGCGGCGCCGGCGGCGGCGGCAACATCTTCCTCCAGGGCGCGACCCTCAACTGCACGACCACGCCCGCCACGGCGACCTCCGGGGGCCTTCCGGGGACGCAGGCGCTCGGGAGTTCAATCTATGACGGTGCGACGTACGGTGCGGCGGCTGGCAACGTCGGCGTCGTCAACACGCTCACGTCCGCGCTGACCACGCCCGCGGCGCCGGTCGTCGTCACGCCGGCCAACGGCTCGACCACGTCCAACCGGACGCCCGCCTTCACCGGTACGGGCCCGGCGAACACGACCATCGTCGTTATCGTGGACAACGTGGAGATTGGCCGGACGACGTCCGATGCCTCGGGCAACTGGACCTTCACGCCCACCGCGCAGCTCACCGTCGCGGCCCACTCCGTGTACGCGTACGCGGAGACCAACGGCCAGGCGAGCACCAAGAGCAACACGAACACCTTCACGATCGTGGCGGCGCCGACGGTGGCAATCACCGCTCCGGCCAACGCCTCCACGGTGACCAACCCCAACAACGTGACGGTGACGGGCACGGCCGCGAACGCGACCTCCGTGACGCTCACCGTCAATGGCACCACCACCTACGGTCCCATCACGGTGACGGGCGGCGCCTGGAGCCAGGTCCTGGCCCCCAGCCCGCTGCCCAATGGCACCTACACGTTGTCCGCAGTGTCTCGGAACGCCGCGGGTGACACCAGCGCCGCGGCGACCTCCACCTTCACGGTGGCCGGGCCGACGGTGGCCATCACGACGCCGGCCAATGGCTCGACGGTGACGAACCCGAACGTGACGGTGACGGGCACGACGGCGAACGCGACGAGCGTGACGGTGACCTTCCAGGGGACGAACTACGGTCCCATCACGGTGGATGCCTCTGGCAACTGGAGCCAGGCGCTGCCCGGCCCGCTGGCCAACGGCAACTACACGGTGACGGCGGTGTCCCGGAACGCCGCGGGCAACACGGGCAACACGGCGACGACCACCTTCACGGTGGCTGTCGCGACGCCGACGGTGGCCATCACCACGCCGGCCAACGGCGCGACGGTGACGAACCCGAACGTGACGGTGACGGGCACGGCGACGAACGCGACGAGCGTGACGGTGACGTTCCAGGGCACCAACTACGGCCCCATCACGGTGACGGGCGGCAACTGGAGCCAGGTGCTCCCGGGCCCGCTGGCCAATGGCACGTACACGGTGACGGCGACGTCCACGAACGGCACGACCACGAGCACGCAGGCCTCGTCCACCTTCACGGTGGCGGGCCCGACGGTGGCCATCAGCGCTCCGGCCAACGGCTCGACGGTGACGAACCCGAACGTGACGGTGACGGGCACGGCGGCGAACGCGACTACGGTGACGGTGACGTTCCAGGGGACGAACTACGGCCCCATCACGGTGACGGGCGGCAACTGGAGCCAGGCGCTGCCCGGCCCATTGGCCAACGGCACGTACACCGTGACGGCGACGTCCACGAACGGCACGACCACGAGCACGCAGGCCTCCTCCACCTTCACGGTGGCCGGGCCGACGGTGGCCATCACCACGCCGGCCAACGGCGCGACGGTGACGAACCCGAACGTGACGGTGACGGGCACGGCGGCGAACGCGACGAGCGTGACGGTGACGTTCCAGGGGAC
This window of the Corallococcus silvisoli genome carries:
- the ftsA gene encoding cell division protein FtsA, which produces MAKQKSGEIIVGLDIGTTKICAIVGELTDSGIDIIGIGTHPSKGLRKGVVVNIEATVSSIRRAVEEAELMAGAEISHVYTGIAGGHIKGFNSQGIVAVKDKEVRDADIARVIDAAKAVAIPLDREVIHVLPQEFIIDDQGGIKEPLGMAGVRLEAKVHIVTGAVSSAQNIVKCANRTGLNVSDIVLQPLASAEAVLSEDEKELGVCLVDIGGGTTDIAIFSGGSIVHTAVIALGGNNLTSDIAIGLRTPAHEAERIKQKYGCALASMINKDETIEVPSVGGRQPRVLGRQILSEILEPRVEEIFQLVHREIQKCGYEDLLASGIVITGGSTLLAGMPELAEEVLGLPVRRGMPRGIGGLVDVVKSPMYATGVGLVVYGAKHMDRRMFRIREDGNVYKKVKGRMREWLEEIF
- the agmC gene encoding adventurous gliding motility protein AgmC → MLTRLPGVRRSAAGLLALLCAVLMAPPASAEPDTFGLGNGHNGALTVAAGNAVTINTYARLTANAAAGSSFVTVGDTTGFAVGDLVMVFQSTGYTGTVTSGNQGPFDFSSDPVGRWQFARVTALTATRLTFGSPLTVAFTGGTLASRTSAQAIRVPEYTTVTVDAGGSITAKGWSNDADETDNLGGLVVFLAQGAVTNNGTISANGAGFRGGGYFNGDGDNCTQLDQAWPGGAIKGEGVVPGRFKLSPTFPVPAGTAGRGNILNAGGGGICHNSGGGGGGNGGQGGIGGRTWTGDTAPARPVGGLGGAKMNFLPTTRVLFGGGGGSGHGNDGVGGGGGNAGGIVFIRGGSLAGAGRISADGSAGVGSQNDAAGGGGAGGTLSLRFNGGLSCTTGNVSAKGGNGGSSSAEEHGTGGAGGGGNIFLQGATLNCTTTPATATSGGLPGTQALGSSIYDGATYGAAAGNVGVVNTLTSALTTPAAPVVVTPANGSTTSNRTPAFTGTGPANTTIVVIVDNVEIGRTTSDASGNWTFTPTAQLTVAAHSVYAYAETNGQASTKSNTNTFTIVAAPTVAITAPANASTVTNPNNVTVTGTAANATSVTLTVNGTTTYGPITVTGGAWSQVLAPSPLPNGTYTLSAVSRNAAGDTSAAATSTFTVAGPTVAITTPANGSTVTNPNVTVTGTTANATSVTVTFQGTNYGPITVDASGNWSQALPGPLANGNYTVTAVSRNAAGNTGNTATTTFTVAVATPTVAITTPANGATVTNPNVTVTGTATNATSVTVTFQGTNYGPITVTGGNWSQVLPGPLANGTYTVTATSTNGTTTSTQASSTFTVAGPTVAISAPANGSTVTNPNVTVTGTAANATTVTVTFQGTNYGPITVTGGNWSQALPGPLANGTYTVTATSTNGTTTSTQASSTFTVAGPTVAITTPANGATVTNPNVTVTGTAANATSVTVTFQGTNYGPITVTGGNWSQALPGPLANGTYTVTATSSNGTTTSTQASTTFTVAGPTVAISTPANGATVTNPNVTVTGTATNATSVTVTFQGTNYGPITVTGGNWS